A region of the Triticum urartu cultivar G1812 unplaced genomic scaffold, Tu2.1 TuUngrouped_contig_6954, whole genome shotgun sequence genome:
GTCCACTCTGTTTGACATGTCGTCGTTCGCCGGCGTATCTGTCCTGGCCGACGGTGAACTATGCCCTGCGACCGAGTCGTCCGTCGGCATCACCGCGGACTATGGGTACCACCTTCTAGTGGTCCACGACTACTTGCGGACCAAGGAAGAGGCACACACCGGTGAGGGCATCCGATCTCGTCCTTTCATGTTGGGAGGCCATCGCTGGCTCATCCACTACTACCCCAATGGTGAAACCACCAACTGTGCCGACTTCATCTCTCTCTCGCTTTCCTGTCTCCAAGACGATGCCAAGAAGAAGCATGTTGAAGCCAAGTTCATTTTTAGCTTCATCGACCAGATTGAGATGCAGAATCCAGTGCACTTTGCTGAAATTAAAACATGCAGCTTCACTGGTTGTGCTTGGGGTTGTGACAAGTTTATCCGAAAAGATGCTCTTGAACAATCGGTGAATTTAAAGGATGATTGTTTCACCATCCGGTGCGACATCATGGTCTACAACACCGAGGACGATGCTGCTGGCTCCAAGGCGCGCCTGCCTGACATTTGCCATGATTATAACATTCTCTTAGAAACCGAGGCAGGTGCTGATGTGGCATTCGAGGTCGGCGGAGAGAAATTCGCTG
Encoded here:
- the LOC125531315 gene encoding BTB/POZ and MATH domain-containing protein 3-like; protein product: MSSFAGVSVLADGELCPATESSVGITADYGYHLLVVHDYLRTKEEAHTGEGIRSRPFMLGGHRWLIHYYPNGETTNCADFISLSLSCLQDDAKKKHVEAKFIFSFIDQIEMQNPVHFAEIKTCSFTGCAWGCDKFIRKDALEQSVNLKDDCFTIRCDIMVYNTEDDAAGSKARLPDICHDYNILLETEAGADVAFEVGGEKFAAHRCVLAARSKVFMAQLFGPMKEGTRTSSVIQIQDMEPKLFKALLSFIYTDTLPLEQGQEEEAAEGKMSGVVEHEQEMEAAEDEMWLQWLQDLLVAADRYDVQRLKCICENHLSEHICVSMVMSSVALAEQHHCQRLKEACFKFIQVQAPLVSTNINGI